Below is a genomic region from Rhinolophus sinicus isolate RSC01 linkage group LG11, ASM3656204v1, whole genome shotgun sequence.
GTTTCTTGTCACAATGGGAGAGTCCGAGGTACTTGGATTCCTAAAAGTCAGCATTACGGTGGCGAATAAGAAAGGCAAATGGGAGCGCCATTCCAGGAAACCTTGTcaatagttttagtttttatttgctGCTTTCTAGAGAGTAAAAGAGTTGTTCTTcacaaattattttacctttttccaTCTGTtgttaattcttccaaaaaaccttttttaaaaggtTGGTAGGAACAAGGTgaagagggagggacagagccCCGGCCTTGCTCGCAGGTCTTGGGAACAGCTCATCAGGGTTCTGTCAGTCGCACTGCCGTCATCCATTCTTGACTCCAGGAAGGTCTGCACATCACCATGGGACGAGTCCGATGGGCCTGAAGCCATAATAGTGGCACGTGCAGTAGGCCAGGCCCATCTGAAGCACTTGCACACATTACCTCATTGAGTCCTCGGGACAGTTATGCACTGTGTTCCCCTGTTTCTATAGGAGAAGAGCCTGAAGCCAAGGGAGCCTCGCTCGACAGAAGTAGCACAGTGGGCGGCTGGGACTCAACCCAGCCCTTCTGGTTCCAGAGCTTAGGCCTTACATTTGTGACctgtgttttttctctcttttcagtaTTATTCTAAGACTGTCTGAGGAGTTTAGTTTCCGTAGGTTCTCACCAAACTCCTGGGCATGCAGTAGAACCATGCTGAAATGTACCTCGTTGTAGAGCTCAGCGGAAGCTCGGTTCCCAGGCCACCACAGGTCACTGTTACGGATCCCTGTGCTGGGGACATAAGCCTGTAGTCATGCTTAGACAGGAATTCTGACTGAATGTTTGTTCTCCGTTGCAGGAAATCAGCAAGCTGTGAGTGCAGGGGAGCCTGAATGCCATTTTCAAGCAGATCCTCTTCAGAGCCAGTGTTCCTCTGAACCCCTATTAGGAAAAAGGGAAGCTGTTTCCTTCAGGCCTGACCAAGGCATCACCCTCATGAAACCACACGGACACGACCCCCGGGCTCTAACCCCAGCAGACCCTCACTCCAGGGAACCTACCCAAAGAGAAAGAGTCCCGAGTCCCAGAACGCCGGGTATCCCAGGCGTCCAGGAAATGCCCTCCAGGGAGGGCACCTCCCACCCTTGCCCTGTCTGTGGGGAAAGCTTCTGGAAAAAGAACCACTTAGAGAAGCACCATAGGAACCACGCAAAGGACCAGCCACGTGGGGCCGGGAAGAAATTCAGCAAACAAGCTGATGGGCAGCCTCAGCGGGGCATCCCGTGGGGCCAGAGGCACTTCCGGTGTCATGAGTGTGGGAGCAGCTTCCACCTGAAGCAGCATTTGCTTAGACATCTGGCCGCCCACGCAGGGAAGAGCCAATTGCAGTGCCCTGCGTGTGACGTGTGCTTCCATCACAAGCGGACCCTTCTCAGCCACCACCTCCTGCACAAGGGGGAGAGGCCTCCCCAGTGTCCCCTATGTGACGAGAGCTTTCTCCTGAAGAACAGCATGCAGGCTCACCAGTGCCAGCCTAGCGAGGAGAGGCCACTGTCCCATAGGGAAGGCGACGGGACCTTCTGTGAGGAGGCCGAGCTCAGCAGTGTGCACTCGGGAGAGAAGCCAGCCCCATGGCCAGCGCGTGAGGAGCATTGCCACCTGAAGGCGTGCATGGCGTCCCCCCAGTGCGGCCCCACCAGGGAGAGACTGTTCTCTTGCCCCGAATGCAACATATCCTTTTCGACCAGGGCCCAACTCACCAGCCACGCCCGGGTGCACACGGGAGAAAAGCCCTTCCGGTGCCTGGAGTGTGACAAGAGCTTCCAGCTGAGCGGCTTGCTGGCGCTCCACCAGCGTGTGCACAGTGGAGAGAGACCCTTCTCCTGCAGGAAATGCGGCAAGGGCTTCACGAAACAGTGCAAACTCACC
It encodes:
- the ZNF786 gene encoding zinc finger protein 786 isoform X1; translated protein: MEGQQFWGNQQAVSAGEPECHFQADPLQSQCSSEPLLGKREAVSFRPDQGITLMKPHGHDPRALTPADPHSREPTQRERVPSPRTPGIPGVQEMPSREGTSHPCPVCGESFWKKNHLEKHHRNHAKDQPRGAGKKFSKQADGQPQRGIPWGQRHFRCHECGSSFHLKQHLLRHLAAHAGKSQLQCPACDVCFHHKRTLLSHHLLHKGERPPQCPLCDESFLLKNSMQAHQCQPSEERPLSHREGDGTFCEEAELSSVHSGEKPAPWPAREEHCHLKACMASPQCGPTRERLFSCPECNISFSTRAQLTSHARVHTGEKPFRCLECDKSFQLSGLLALHQRVHSGERPFSCRKCGKGFTKQCKLTEHSRVHSGEKPFWCAECGRDFRQRGQLLRHQRLHTDEKPFQCPECELSFRLKSMLRAHRLRHSGEKPFSCSECGRGFTHQCKLREHLRLHSGERPFQCPECDKSFRLKGILKAHQRTHSKERPFPCGECGKGFTRQSKLTEHLRVHSGERPFQCPDCDRSFRLKGQLVSHQRLHSGERPFQCPQCDKSYRVKADMKAHQLLHSGAMPFSCECGKGFAKQSKLVEHIRTHTGEKPFQCPKCDKSFRLKAQLLSHQGLHTGERPFHCPECDKNFREKGHMLRHQRIHRPERPFACGDCGKGFIYKSKLAEHVRVHTKSCSAPREPNIKKRLRQLFAMIEADWS